The following are encoded in a window of Thiohalophilus sp. genomic DNA:
- the gspE gene encoding type II secretion system ATPase GspE, whose product MADNLAPNSISYSFARQHGLVPLPNDASEGNNTEETAGPVRVACRADVHPGAIAELRRHMGQPLMLESVSTEDFETLLRNLYERTSGEAAYAIAGMDEGIDLARVASELGEPTDLMESEDDAPIIRLINALLTEAIHEDASDIHIETYENRLVVRFRVDGVLREVLQPPAGLAPLLTSRIKVMARLDIAEKRLPQDGRISLRLAGRPVDVRVSTLPTGQGERVVMRLLDKQAGRLDLTHLGMQSGDLDRLERVIHHPHGILLVTGPTGSGKTTTLYAALAAINDRQRNIMTVEDPIEYYLDGINQTQVNQKVDMTFARGLRAILRQDPDVVMVGEIRDVETMEIAIQASLTGHLVLSTLHTNTAIGVVTRLRDMGIEPFLLASSLVGVMAQRLVRVLCAHCKSPFEVGPIDMKHMGLDPATDSAPTLYQAVGCEACNGLGYRGRTGIYEVIEVDNTLRQMIHDGKGEQAMERYVRKQATSIHADGLRRVLAGDTTLEEVLRVTQEAEIQED is encoded by the coding sequence ATGGCTGACAATCTCGCTCCAAATTCCATATCCTATTCCTTTGCCCGACAGCACGGGCTGGTACCGCTGCCCAACGATGCTTCAGAAGGCAATAACACGGAGGAAACCGCCGGCCCGGTTCGTGTTGCCTGCCGTGCCGATGTCCATCCCGGCGCGATCGCCGAGCTGCGCCGTCATATGGGCCAGCCGTTGATGCTGGAGTCGGTCAGCACGGAGGATTTCGAAACCCTGCTGCGCAATCTGTATGAACGTACCTCCGGCGAAGCCGCCTATGCCATCGCCGGCATGGATGAAGGGATCGATCTGGCCCGTGTTGCCAGTGAACTGGGTGAGCCCACCGATCTGATGGAATCCGAGGATGACGCCCCGATTATCCGGCTCATTAATGCGTTGCTGACCGAGGCGATCCACGAGGACGCCTCCGACATTCACATCGAAACATACGAAAACCGCCTGGTGGTACGGTTTCGGGTGGATGGCGTACTGCGCGAGGTTCTGCAACCGCCGGCCGGACTCGCGCCCCTGCTCACCTCGCGCATCAAGGTCATGGCCCGGCTGGATATCGCGGAAAAACGTCTGCCCCAGGACGGCCGCATCTCCCTGCGGCTGGCCGGACGGCCGGTGGATGTGCGCGTCTCCACCCTGCCGACCGGCCAGGGGGAACGGGTGGTGATGCGTCTGCTGGACAAACAGGCCGGGCGCCTCGATCTGACCCATCTTGGCATGCAATCCGGCGATCTCGATCGCCTGGAGCGGGTCATTCACCACCCCCACGGCATTTTGCTGGTCACCGGTCCCACCGGCTCGGGGAAAACCACCACCCTGTATGCCGCCCTGGCCGCGATTAATGATCGCCAGCGCAACATCATGACGGTCGAGGATCCGATCGAATACTATCTGGACGGCATTAACCAGACCCAGGTAAATCAGAAGGTCGACATGACTTTCGCCCGCGGTCTGCGCGCGATCCTGCGCCAGGACCCGGATGTGGTGATGGTCGGCGAAATCCGGGATGTGGAGACCATGGAGATCGCCATCCAGGCCTCCCTGACCGGTCACCTGGTCCTTTCCACCCTGCACACCAATACCGCGATCGGCGTTGTCACCCGTCTGCGCGATATGGGGATCGAGCCCTTCCTGCTGGCCTCCAGCCTGGTCGGGGTCATGGCCCAGCGGCTGGTGCGCGTGCTCTGTGCGCACTGCAAATCCCCGTTCGAGGTCGGGCCGATCGACATGAAACATATGGGACTGGATCCCGCCACTGATAGCGCGCCGACACTCTATCAGGCAGTCGGTTGCGAAGCCTGCAACGGACTCGGCTACCGGGGCCGCACCGGTATCTACGAAGTCATCGAGGTCGACAACACTTTGCGCCAGATGATCCACGACGGCAAGGGAGAACAGGCCATGGAACGGTATGTGCGCAAGCAGGCCACCTCGATTCACGCAGACGGACTACGCCGGGTACTGGCCGGTGATACGACTCTGGAAGAGGTCTTGCGGGTCACCCAGGAAGCCGAGATTCAGGAAGACTGA
- a CDS encoding type II secretion system protein N, producing the protein MSRLRSRLARIPWSVFGWLGLGLLFYLIFLLARWPANHAWQQIDDRGMLPPRLQVNTVAGTIWHGELQQLNVAGMAINRVRWQVRFGTLLGGRLGVDIDAATEGGFLRGRIHLSPMRLGAEKISGRLPAKRLEPIIARYSPMPTQVDGQLALAVENLAINHDGTVQRLDGRLAWQQGRVEVDNTVFELGGLMSDLQANDGIIHGKLSDDGGPLALDGQWQLRPNGHYRLDAQPRARDQASDALRNALAPLGNRLQLEGRLK; encoded by the coding sequence ATGAGCCGGCTGCGCTCCCGCCTGGCACGCATTCCCTGGTCAGTATTTGGTTGGCTGGGGCTCGGCCTGCTGTTTTATCTGATTTTTCTGCTCGCCCGCTGGCCGGCTAACCATGCCTGGCAACAGATCGACGATCGGGGGATGTTGCCGCCCCGGCTACAGGTCAACACGGTGGCCGGCACCATCTGGCACGGCGAATTACAACAGCTGAATGTCGCGGGCATGGCGATAAACCGGGTACGTTGGCAGGTACGTTTTGGCACCCTGCTTGGTGGCCGGCTTGGAGTGGATATTGACGCCGCCACCGAAGGCGGATTTCTGCGCGGGCGAATCCATCTCTCGCCAATGCGCCTGGGCGCCGAAAAGATCAGCGGGCGGCTCCCGGCCAAACGGCTTGAGCCGATCATTGCCCGCTACAGCCCCATGCCGACGCAAGTGGACGGCCAGCTTGCTCTGGCTGTGGAAAATCTGGCGATAAATCATGACGGCACCGTCCAGCGTCTCGACGGCCGCCTCGCCTGGCAACAGGGCCGCGTTGAGGTCGATAACACGGTGTTTGAACTGGGCGGTCTGATGAGCGACCTGCAGGCCAACGACGGTATCATCCACGGCAAGTTGAGTGATGATGGCGGGCCCCTGGCGCTCGACGGCCAGTGGCAGCTGCGCCCCAACGGCCACTATCGGCTGGATGCCCAACCCCGTGCCCGCGATCAGGCCAGCGATGCCTTGCGTAACGCGCTGGCCCCACTGGGCAATCGCCTCCAACTGGAAGGCCGCCTGAAGTAA
- the gspL gene encoding type II secretion system protein GspL yields the protein MPEQLILHLPAASDGSYEYAVINARGELEHQARSGSDNLQQVLAGRRCYVVVPGTDVLITRVNLPTRRRDRIAQALPYTLEDRLIGDINDFHFASSLTTKGPGLTAAVVDHERMRTWEQALEQLAITPLALIPENGILPLDTQQWYILADEQRVLLQLGNGSYTLEPDAALLTLEAALQEMDDDDLPADLEIEAPQTLITRLQSVLAAHPEIEDNIAINTTTSDVSLLPRLASRLNERQVVNLLQGAYARQARWDWVWRPLRPAAALLIVWLLAQYSVQFAQTQRLQAERDQRQTAIETIYRDTFPDSRVVNPRVQMRQHLAALESTPEETDSPRLSNLLALAGPALAGDDTQLRSLRLRDDRLEVDLSAPSIESLERIREKLAAYEGLAVELRSASTRGNRADGRLLIRGEAT from the coding sequence ATGCCAGAACAGCTCATTCTCCATCTGCCCGCCGCTTCTGATGGCTCATACGAATATGCCGTTATCAATGCCCGGGGGGAACTGGAACACCAGGCGCGCAGCGGCAGCGACAATCTGCAGCAGGTCCTCGCCGGCCGTCGTTGTTACGTCGTGGTGCCGGGAACGGATGTGCTGATCACGCGAGTCAATCTGCCGACCCGGCGCCGCGATCGCATCGCCCAGGCCTTGCCCTATACTCTGGAAGATCGACTCATTGGAGACATCAATGATTTCCACTTTGCCAGCAGCCTGACGACGAAAGGCCCGGGCCTGACCGCGGCGGTCGTGGATCATGAACGAATGCGAACCTGGGAGCAGGCGCTGGAACAACTGGCGATCACCCCGCTCGCCCTGATCCCGGAAAACGGTATTCTTCCGCTGGATACGCAACAGTGGTACATCCTGGCCGATGAGCAGCGGGTCTTGTTGCAACTGGGTAACGGCAGTTACACCCTGGAGCCGGACGCCGCACTACTGACCCTGGAAGCCGCACTGCAGGAAATGGACGACGACGATCTCCCCGCTGACCTGGAAATCGAAGCGCCGCAGACACTGATAACCCGTTTACAGTCGGTGCTGGCCGCCCATCCCGAAATCGAAGACAACATCGCCATTAACACCACCACCAGCGACGTGTCGCTGTTACCACGACTGGCCTCGCGCCTGAACGAACGCCAGGTCGTGAACCTTTTGCAGGGCGCGTATGCCCGTCAGGCTCGCTGGGACTGGGTCTGGCGTCCCCTGCGGCCGGCCGCGGCGCTGTTGATCGTGTGGCTGCTGGCCCAGTACAGCGTGCAATTTGCCCAGACACAACGTTTGCAGGCCGAACGGGATCAACGGCAAACAGCGATCGAAACCATTTATCGAGACACGTTCCCCGACAGCCGGGTGGTCAACCCGCGGGTGCAAATGCGTCAACACCTGGCCGCCCTGGAATCGACCCCGGAGGAAACTGACAGCCCGCGCCTGAGCAATCTGCTGGCGCTGGCCGGGCCGGCACTGGCGGGCGATGACACGCAATTGCGTTCCCTGCGTCTGCGTGACGACCGGCTGGAGGTGGACCTGAGCGCGCCCTCGATCGAATCGCTGGAACGGATCCGTGAAAAACTGGCCGCCTACGAAGGTCTGGCTGTCGAATTACGCTCGGCCAGCACACGGGGTAACCGGGCGGATGGCCGCTTGCTGATCCGCGGGGAGGCGACATGA
- the gspG gene encoding type II secretion system major pseudopilin GspG: MTKRSQRGFTLIEIMVVVVILGILAGIVVPRIMDRPDSARVNAAAQDIRAIESALNLYRLDNSVYPSTDQGLEALVEEPGGQPEPRNWQGYLDKVPRDPWGTPYQYLHPGQHAEFDLYSLGADGKPGGEGVNADIGNWNLD; encoded by the coding sequence ATGACAAAACGATCCCAGCGTGGTTTCACGCTTATTGAAATTATGGTGGTGGTGGTGATTCTCGGTATCCTCGCGGGTATCGTCGTCCCGCGCATCATGGACCGTCCGGACAGCGCCCGGGTCAATGCCGCGGCCCAGGACATTCGGGCCATCGAGTCGGCACTGAATCTCTATCGTCTGGACAACAGCGTCTATCCTTCCACGGATCAGGGGCTGGAGGCGCTGGTGGAAGAACCCGGCGGCCAGCCCGAACCGCGCAACTGGCAGGGCTATCTGGACAAGGTACCGCGCGATCCGTGGGGCACCCCCTACCAGTATCTCCATCCCGGGCAACATGCCGAATTCGATCTCTACAGTCTCGGCGCCGACGGCAAGCCGGGAGGCGAAGGCGTCAATGCGGATATTGGCAACTGGAATCTGGACTGA
- a CDS encoding type II secretion system protein M, whose protein sequence is MNLRAQIDQQLAPLKQQITLWWQARNIRERWILAVGGTLAVIVFAYVGLWEPLVKQRAALEQELVELRETHAWMKQAAATIRARTDQSGTLAATDDRSLIGLVDRSARNAGMGEQLNRVQPQGDYGVQIWFERVAFDRLITWIDELEQSSGARVTALQVEATGASGLVDVRLNLEMAQ, encoded by the coding sequence ATGAACCTGCGCGCGCAAATTGATCAGCAACTGGCGCCACTGAAACAGCAAATCACGCTCTGGTGGCAGGCACGCAACATCCGCGAGCGCTGGATTCTTGCCGTCGGCGGCACACTGGCCGTGATCGTGTTTGCCTATGTCGGGCTCTGGGAGCCGCTGGTAAAACAACGCGCCGCCCTGGAACAGGAACTGGTCGAACTGCGCGAAACCCATGCCTGGATGAAACAGGCCGCCGCCACGATCCGTGCCCGCACCGATCAGTCGGGCACGCTTGCCGCCACCGATGATCGGTCGTTGATCGGTCTGGTTGACCGCAGTGCGCGCAATGCCGGCATGGGTGAACAACTCAACCGGGTTCAGCCGCAGGGGGATTATGGCGTGCAGATCTGGTTCGAACGGGTCGCCTTCGATCGATTGATAACCTGGATCGATGAACTGGAACAAAGCAGCGGCGCACGTGTCACTGCCTTGCAAGTCGAGGCCACCGGTGCCAGCGGGCTGGTGGATGTGCGGCTGAACCTGGAGATGGCCCAATGA
- the gspH gene encoding type II secretion system minor pseudopilin GspH, with translation MATGIWTDRRQHGFTLLELLVVIAIMTILAGLVVLSIDVSDPNRTLRERGERLVALINLAHHEVMLGAPPVGIAFTAEGYHFQRQQLINNEVLEWRDIPDDRTLRPRSLRDAGLELELRVEGRPVKLEWAPEHPSPNIFLEQDGTLTPFELVLRDRDQPDRQLRLIGEMNGRLTLEQERG, from the coding sequence TTGGCAACTGGAATCTGGACTGACCGCCGCCAACACGGTTTCACCCTGCTGGAACTGCTGGTTGTTATCGCCATCATGACCATTCTCGCCGGTCTGGTGGTTCTCTCGATCGATGTCTCGGACCCGAACCGCACGCTGCGCGAACGCGGCGAACGCCTGGTGGCGCTGATCAATCTGGCCCACCATGAGGTGATGCTCGGCGCGCCTCCCGTCGGTATCGCCTTTACCGCCGAGGGTTATCACTTTCAACGCCAGCAGCTGATTAACAACGAGGTGCTGGAGTGGCGCGACATTCCCGACGACCGCACCCTGCGGCCGCGCTCCCTGCGCGACGCCGGGCTGGAGCTGGAACTGCGGGTGGAAGGCCGGCCCGTCAAGCTGGAATGGGCCCCGGAACATCCCTCGCCCAATATATTTCTGGAGCAAGACGGCACCCTCACTCCCTTTGAGCTGGTGCTGCGGGATCGCGACCAGCCCGACCGCCAGCTGCGACTGATTGGCGAGATGAACGGCCGCCTCACACTGGAACAGGAGCGGGGTTAA
- the gspI gene encoding type II secretion system minor pseudopilin GspI, with protein MTGSTQRGFTLLEVLVAVAVLAIALAAAIRVGSQTAINTVELRERTYAGWVADNVLARIEAGIEPLSGPGKRRGKTELGDQAWEWQLTAETAEPPLPMAINLPGLLRLDVAVYRAGAGDERAVVRREIWHSLPRAETANENAEEGAAQ; from the coding sequence ATGACGGGCAGCACGCAACGCGGTTTTACCCTGCTGGAAGTCCTGGTGGCCGTCGCCGTGCTGGCCATCGCCCTGGCGGCGGCCATCCGTGTGGGCAGCCAGACCGCGATCAATACCGTTGAATTGCGCGAGCGAACCTACGCCGGCTGGGTGGCCGACAACGTCCTGGCCCGGATCGAGGCGGGAATTGAACCCCTTTCGGGCCCGGGGAAACGGCGCGGTAAAACGGAACTGGGCGACCAGGCGTGGGAGTGGCAACTCACTGCCGAAACCGCCGAGCCACCGCTGCCCATGGCGATCAACCTGCCCGGGCTGCTGCGTCTGGACGTGGCGGTCTATCGCGCCGGCGCGGGTGACGAGCGGGCCGTGGTAAGACGCGAAATCTGGCATAGCCTGCCACGCGCCGAGACCGCGAATGAAAATGCAGAAGAGGGAGCGGCGCAGTGA
- the gspC gene encoding type II secretion system protein GspC codes for MNMLNERLSSLATPQTGAPYVRRLATLLKALAVVLLASTAAQLTWFFLADPPVPLKSAGVATPVDATKTKAFDGNSLQSTKTSLSDLATIHLFGTPPATQPRQSTVPTDAPKTRLNLRLTGILAIGGDGQGVAIIARGNDQRVYTTGANLPGNAILKYVHRDRVILSRAGRFEMLPLARDKLDISQTDAGVQAASPGEFPVNSSAREPEPVETEQSHIPRNELTQLREELNNNPRRLADLIQFTPIMSGDGIRGFRIQPRSAGRDYFQRAGLEENDIVTAINGIPVSDMQQMSGLINQLETVRELRLQVERGGREQQLVVGID; via the coding sequence ATGAACATGCTTAACGAACGTCTCAGCAGTCTGGCTACGCCACAGACCGGTGCCCCGTATGTGCGCCGTCTTGCCACCCTGCTCAAGGCCCTGGCCGTGGTCCTGCTGGCGTCAACCGCGGCCCAACTGACCTGGTTTTTTCTGGCCGATCCGCCCGTGCCGCTCAAAAGCGCCGGCGTCGCCACCCCGGTCGATGCAACAAAAACCAAAGCCTTTGACGGCAACTCCCTGCAAAGCACGAAAACCAGTCTCTCGGATCTGGCGACGATCCACCTGTTCGGGACACCGCCCGCCACGCAGCCGCGTCAATCGACAGTCCCCACCGATGCACCCAAAACCCGCCTCAACTTGCGCCTGACCGGGATCCTGGCCATCGGCGGAGACGGCCAGGGGGTTGCCATCATCGCCCGGGGCAACGATCAGCGAGTCTATACCACCGGCGCGAATCTGCCCGGCAACGCGATACTCAAATACGTTCATCGGGATCGGGTCATCCTCTCGCGTGCCGGGCGCTTCGAGATGCTCCCCCTGGCACGCGACAAACTGGATATATCCCAAACGGATGCCGGGGTCCAGGCGGCATCGCCGGGTGAATTTCCGGTCAACAGTTCAGCGCGCGAACCTGAACCCGTCGAAACCGAACAAAGCCACATCCCACGCAATGAACTGACCCAATTGCGTGAAGAGCTGAATAACAATCCCCGGCGGCTTGCCGACCTGATCCAGTTCACGCCGATCATGAGCGGGGACGGAATTCGTGGCTTTCGTATTCAGCCGCGATCTGCAGGGCGGGACTATTTCCAGCGCGCCGGGCTCGAAGAAAATGACATTGTCACGGCAATCAACGGTATCCCGGTCAGCGACATGCAACAGATGAGCGGACTGATCAATCAACTGGAAACGGTTCGCGAACTGCGCCTGCAGGTGGAACGCGGCGGACGCGAACAACAACTGGTAGTAGGCATTGACTGA
- a CDS encoding outer membrane protein assembly factor BamD, with translation MIKIAYQRITCNLIAIIALAALSSGCTVFGGNQRQHDEAAALYQQAMTAREDGQLEASLAHLDTLLSDYPNTPQGQQAMLEKAYTHYHLKNYHLTIEQTSIWLKQGSEADTPERAYARFLRAEAARALWNADTSSPRKTSLARQAFAYYRKVVEHHPESKEVKSAFQRMQQLRRDLAAEELRRARDDMQAGDFATAAERAAWVAEQYRGVRHAADALALQAEALENLNRDREAAATLRMLQILYPDHPAVE, from the coding sequence ATGATAAAAATCGCCTACCAACGTATCACTTGCAACCTCATCGCTATTATCGCACTGGCGGCGCTCTCATCCGGCTGCACCGTGTTCGGGGGAAACCAGCGGCAACACGACGAGGCTGCGGCACTTTACCAGCAGGCGATGACCGCTCGCGAGGACGGACAACTCGAGGCCTCGCTGGCTCACCTGGATACCCTGTTGTCCGATTATCCGAATACACCGCAAGGTCAACAGGCCATGCTGGAAAAAGCCTACACCCATTACCACCTGAAAAACTACCATCTTACCATTGAACAGACCAGTATCTGGCTTAAACAGGGCAGCGAGGCCGATACCCCGGAGCGGGCCTATGCCCGTTTTCTGCGCGCCGAAGCCGCCCGGGCGCTCTGGAATGCAGACACTTCCTCCCCCCGAAAGACTTCATTGGCCCGCCAGGCCTTCGCCTATTATCGCAAGGTGGTGGAACACCATCCCGAAAGTAAAGAAGTAAAAAGCGCGTTTCAACGCATGCAACAGCTGCGTCGGGATCTGGCCGCCGAGGAATTACGCCGCGCCCGCGACGATATGCAAGCCGGCGATTTTGCCACCGCCGCCGAGCGCGCCGCCTGGGTGGCCGAGCAGTACCGGGGTGTCCGCCACGCCGCGGATGCCCTGGCGCTCCAGGCCGAAGCACTGGAAAACCTGAATCGGGATCGTGAAGCCGCGGCGACCTTGAGAATGTTGCAAATTCTCTATCCGGATCATCCCGCCGTGGAATGA
- a CDS encoding DUF1015 domain-containing protein, translating into MSLIRPFAGLRPVPEHADDVIAPPYDVLNTEEAREKARGRPYSFLHISKPEIDLPEGTDPYSEQVYNQGAENLQNLINKGVLMREPQACYYLYQLQMNDHIQTGLVAVASVAEYDRNRIRKHEYTRPDKEADRVRQIDALNAQTGPVFLTYRHNTTIDSLTDRVSQSTPLYDLTADDGVRHILWRITEQKDIDLITDTFEAMDCLYIADGHHRSAAASRVAEMRNSGAREVGEASHDYFLSVIFPDNQMNILDYNRVVRDLNGLEPAEFLQRLEERFDVQTSDQQVKPARSGEFGMYLSGQWYRLTIKPAQIPEQDPVGRLDVSLLQNNLIEPVLGIDDPRRDKRIDFVGGIRGLDELEKRVDSGEMQVAIALYPTALSELMAVADAEEVMPPKSTWFEPKLADGLVSHVLD; encoded by the coding sequence ATGTCTTTAATTCGCCCGTTTGCCGGCCTGCGGCCGGTACCGGAACACGCCGATGATGTCATTGCCCCGCCCTATGATGTATTAAATACGGAAGAAGCCAGAGAAAAAGCCCGGGGTCGGCCTTACAGTTTTTTGCACATTTCCAAGCCGGAGATTGATCTGCCCGAAGGGACGGATCCCTATTCCGAACAGGTCTACAATCAGGGCGCCGAGAATTTGCAAAATCTGATAAACAAAGGCGTACTCATGCGGGAGCCGCAGGCGTGTTATTACCTGTATCAGTTACAGATGAACGACCATATTCAGACCGGCCTGGTGGCGGTCGCCTCGGTGGCCGAATATGATCGCAACCGGATTCGCAAGCATGAATACACCCGACCGGACAAGGAGGCCGATCGGGTCAGGCAAATTGACGCGTTGAATGCCCAGACCGGGCCGGTATTTTTGACCTATCGGCATAACACCACCATCGATTCGCTCACCGACAGAGTCAGCCAGTCCACGCCGCTTTATGATCTTACTGCCGATGACGGTGTGCGTCATATACTCTGGCGCATTACGGAGCAAAAGGATATTGACCTTATCACCGATACCTTTGAGGCAATGGACTGTCTGTATATCGCCGACGGTCATCATCGTTCGGCGGCGGCCTCGCGCGTGGCCGAAATGCGCAATAGCGGCGCACGTGAGGTTGGCGAGGCCAGTCACGACTATTTCCTGTCGGTCATTTTTCCGGACAATCAGATGAACATCCTGGACTATAACCGGGTGGTGCGGGATCTCAACGGCCTGGAGCCGGCGGAGTTTTTGCAACGGCTGGAGGAGCGGTTTGACGTGCAAACCAGTGACCAGCAGGTCAAACCCGCCCGTTCCGGTGAGTTCGGTATGTACCTGTCCGGACAGTGGTACCGTCTGACGATCAAGCCGGCACAGATACCGGAGCAGGACCCGGTGGGGCGTCTTGATGTCAGTCTGTTACAAAACAACCTGATCGAGCCGGTACTGGGGATCGACGATCCGCGTCGCGACAAGCGCATCGACTTTGTCGGTGGCATACGCGGTCTGGACGAGCTGGAAAAACGGGTCGACAGCGGTGAAATGCAGGTGGCCATTGCCCTCTATCCGACCGCCCTGTCCGAACTGATGGCGGTGGCCGACGCCGAAGAGGTGATGCCGCCCAAATCCACCTGGTTCGAACCCAAGCTGGCCGACGGGCTGGTTTCGCACGTACTGGATTAA
- the gspJ gene encoding type II secretion system minor pseudopilin GspJ: protein MIRPVRTTGFTLLELLVALSIFALVSTMAYGGLQVVLENRSRVIAEGERLGELQLAIGVIERDLLQLAQRHWRDPWGETHPPLSYDLLDMDPRLELVTSGGRPGPQRSRLTRIGYQLEDGVLYRLIWSHLDGSPQEPTYRTRLAGDTEEPRRRFEALEFEFYYRERGVADPAATLTTDSWPLRGQQRINPELLAVELTLELARGGTIQRLFAMPLQPRTRRQASADGQ, encoded by the coding sequence GTGATCCGCCCCGTTCGAACAACCGGTTTTACCCTGCTGGAACTGCTGGTCGCGCTGTCCATCTTTGCCCTGGTCTCGACCATGGCTTACGGCGGCTTGCAGGTGGTCCTGGAAAACCGCAGCCGCGTCATCGCCGAAGGGGAGCGGCTGGGCGAGCTGCAACTGGCCATAGGGGTCATCGAACGCGATCTCTTGCAACTGGCCCAGCGCCACTGGCGCGATCCGTGGGGTGAGACGCACCCGCCGCTCAGCTACGATCTGCTGGATATGGACCCGCGTCTGGAACTGGTGACCAGCGGCGGACGCCCGGGCCCGCAACGCAGCCGGCTGACCCGAATCGGTTATCAACTCGAGGACGGCGTACTCTACCGGCTGATCTGGAGCCACCTTGACGGCAGCCCACAGGAGCCGACCTATCGAACCCGCCTGGCCGGTGATACCGAAGAGCCCCGCCGCCGATTCGAGGCACTGGAGTTCGAGTTCTATTATCGCGAACGCGGTGTCGCGGACCCGGCTGCCACGCTGACCACCGACAGCTGGCCGCTGAGGGGGCAACAGAGGATCAATCCCGAGTTACTGGCCGTCGAGTTGACGCTGGAACTGGCCCGGGGCGGTACGATTCAGCGCCTGTTTGCCATGCCATTGCAACCCCGGACTCGACGGCAAGCCTCCGCCGATGGACAATAG
- the gspK gene encoding type II secretion system minor pseudopilin GspK, producing the protein MMTPFQKLAVHSGRKKNTGVALITALLIVSLATVTTVSLTASHQLDLRRSLTTYNLGQAQLYGRSIEALASELIITLRNDAELAEELTRTCQTPPLQLEMGGFQIQARLKDLHCRLNLNNLLDPEDKATEAGFIRLVDALNRRHSDMALEPRAIISALRDWANPEVDDDWYTRQSPPYRSANQPLFSTSELLLIRGMNPTAYRYLEPYVTALPESGTALNETSLPPLLRDAYEFPPQEEMDSEKQGAWGRYIELAITIRQDTFLYSQCAVIDGDRGTVLQRYQQPCPRSPTSDLATAR; encoded by the coding sequence ATGATGACGCCATTTCAAAAGCTCGCTGTTCATTCTGGTAGAAAAAAAAATACCGGCGTTGCGCTGATCACCGCCCTGTTGATCGTCTCTCTGGCCACGGTGACCACTGTCTCGCTGACCGCCAGCCATCAACTGGACCTGCGCCGCTCCCTGACCACGTACAATCTCGGTCAGGCCCAGCTGTATGGCCGCAGTATCGAAGCGCTGGCCAGCGAACTCATTATTACCTTACGCAACGATGCCGAACTCGCCGAGGAGCTGACCCGAACCTGTCAAACCCCGCCGTTACAACTGGAAATGGGCGGCTTTCAAATTCAGGCCCGCCTCAAGGATCTGCATTGCCGCCTTAATCTCAATAATCTGCTGGATCCTGAAGATAAGGCAACGGAGGCCGGCTTTATTCGCCTGGTCGATGCGCTTAACCGGCGTCATAGCGACATGGCGCTGGAACCCCGGGCGATTATCAGCGCACTGCGTGACTGGGCAAATCCCGAGGTCGACGATGACTGGTACACGCGCCAATCGCCGCCTTATCGATCCGCCAATCAACCGCTGTTCTCGACCAGTGAGTTGCTGCTGATCCGCGGCATGAACCCGACCGCCTACCGGTATCTGGAACCGTATGTGACAGCGCTGCCCGAAAGCGGCACCGCGCTTAATGAAACCTCGCTGCCGCCCCTGCTGCGCGATGCCTACGAATTCCCTCCGCAAGAGGAAATGGATAGCGAAAAACAGGGGGCCTGGGGCCGTTACATCGAGCTGGCCATTACCATCCGACAGGACACGTTCCTCTACAGCCAGTGCGCGGTGATCGACGGCGACCGGGGAACGGTACTGCAACGCTATCAGCAACCCTGTCCGCGATCCCCGACGTCCGATTTGGCCACAGCCCGGTAA